A section of the Carya illinoinensis cultivar Pawnee chromosome 12, C.illinoinensisPawnee_v1, whole genome shotgun sequence genome encodes:
- the LOC122290448 gene encoding putative disease resistance protein At4g19050 isoform X30 has product MADQQSAERSNETKSKEIATKDSGHPTESAEGNKEVASTKEISRKDSINPRELAKGNKEVASTKEIARKDSGNPTELAEGNKEVASTKGHQLLPREFVTELAEGNKEVASTKEIARKDSGNPTESTEGNKEVASTKEIARKNSGNPIESADGNKEVASTKEIASQNPTESAARNKDDVKSTEENDFENYIMEQLEDENVETIALEGEAGVGKTWKARKSNDFIINSENHFYGNLWISMNKEHDKRFLYDVLAHQLSVQASTDDYQEGNDEKKSEELVRKITNMLVERKSKESEVLEITKMLREMELKKMEELVSEIPKKLRGIESNNLEVLVITKMVREMESKKTEELKRKITQKLGEMEEKKLWEMAKKKKSGGSDRLSDNKVFQSNDRLEDQKPKTEKSIKSVWKKKEKNKTVGLPINEKSGGHISSSKEKLFLLVILDDIRSDSTYEEGTRAELETLLPKESRPKFLVTRRRDTVSKDEKILKNGELIIDIEPLREKESGTLFKKLLKTSILHEESFVASIEKIAQKSNGLPIAVVKLVVEALNLSGANDLELLKLENALKQIANYKEADKCTSSLLRLAIHMLHGSDHGSCSTPGNDTLVNCYWHSWEFISRHGAIDYNVLIFSWILEGYFGSADHIKQSYEEGHRVLMKLIGCGLLKMLEDNLIMMEELVLSIPDCRRDGYEQRSVLGLARVLDESIWKGFGTLAPSDYMIKTPKRGPKKDKYISTLLIHGSSLCREDLDLYFEEKLGLQNLAIFNPRFDSIPRLLSKMEELCVLILRGCDQLQEIDAIQNLKSLTVLEISDANFLEKKEKITGDLFKEMTNLQTLNLCAVSIKMLPSSLSNLKQLRWLILRRCPFLESLPNLKELTNLEVLDLSGSTSLLNITDKTFSHLKKIQFLDFSHTSIKRLPFLCNLGNLENLTQLLLRNCKLNRLPSFKALPALQCIDISASNSNMLKDIKEDFFENKDKLKILHLSKTEISRLPSNFGNFPNLELLDLSDSSKLVTIPENAFKNMGCLRHLNLSNTKLESLPKISNLVNLRQLFLENCALHKLPKMEGVTRLEELHLSNASSLVEIEDQSFDYLSHIYLLDFSHTKIKTLPSLAKLNNLRSLNLSGTRLTFPCISSLTNLTQLSLRGCSISDQSEPNFGEHKKLEVLDLSEITGITSLSTLNNLTSLRELKLRGCSKLEQLQHLESLAHLEVLDLWETGIKQFPKEICKLTQLKHLDLPKGIMGIQESDLQKMEPEFHFYVFPEQGKAGDIHWHKVDPNFRRIYFNTLSLPGECRQFLEIIGSIEVKDVLKKAAYISLIGNKFITRLSDLGVENVDAMKGCWLQRCPEMETLCLEEEIEDKTVGNLEILWVSNLPKLKDLCSGIQPAGGGFKNLTEMYLDCCPLIKSVFHSSQFPEKLKILQIKFCEDLEILFEPNTLDKAGNLEILRASNLPKLKDLCSGIHTAGGGFKNLTEMYLDCCPLIKYVFHSSQFPEKLKILRIKFCKDLKRLFEQNNVLDADKKWSLQKLHLVELPKLTEMGVPESKKIRDVFPSLEAITVKECPMLEIMSEKIKEANCNNVEEDWNIQL; this is encoded by the exons ATGGCCGATCAGCAGTCTGCAGAGCGAAGTAATGAAACCAAGTCTAAAG AAATTGCCACGAAAGATAGCGGACATCCAACAGAGTCAGCTGAAGGAAACAAGGAGGTCGCATCCACAAAAG AAATTTCCAGGAAAGATAGCATAAATCCAAGAGAGTTAGCTAAAGGAAACAAGGAGGTCGCATCCACAAAAG AAATTGCCAGGAAAGATAGCGGAAATCCAACAGAGTTAGCTGAAGGAAACAAGGAGGTCGCATCCACAAAAG GTCATCAACTTTTACCAAGAGAATTTGTTACAGAGTTAGCTGAAGGAAACAAGGAGGTCGCATCCACAAAAG AAATTGCCAGGAAAGATAGCGGAAATCCAACAGAGTCAACTGAAGGAAACAAGGAGGTCGCATCCACAAAAG AAATTGCCAGGAAAAATAGCGGAAATCCAATAGAGTCAGCTGATGGAAACAAGGAGGTCGCATCTACAAAAG AAATTGCTAGCCAAAATCCAACAGAGTCAGCTGCAAGAAACAAGGACGACGTCAAATCCACGGAAG aaAACGATTTCGAGAATTATATAATGGAGCAGTTGGAGGACGAAAATGTGGAAACCATTGCCCTGGAGGGGGAAGCAGGAGTAGGGAAAACATGGAAGGCTAGAAAAAGCAATGATTTTATCATCAATTCTGAGAACCACTTCTATGGAAATCTTTGGATATCTATGAACAAAGAGCACGACAAAAGGTTCCTTTATGATGTCCTTGCCCATCAGTTGTCCGTACAAGCAAGTACCGATGATTATCAAGAAGGTAATGACGAAAAGAAATCGGAAGAGTTAGTAAGGAAGATAACAAATATGCTCGTGGAAAGGAAAAGCAAGGAATCGGAAGTGTTGGAGATAACTAAGATGCTCAGGGAAATGGAACTCAAGAAAATGGAAGAGTTGGTAAGCGAGATACCTAAGAAGCTCAGGGGAATAGAAAGCAACAACTTGGAAGTGTTGGTGATAACTAAGATGGTCAGGGAAATGGAGAGCAAGAAAACGGAAGAGTTGAAAAGGAAGATAACTCAGAAGCTCGGAGAAATGGAAGAGAAGAAACTCTGGGAGAtggcaaaaaaaaagaaatccggAGGATCAGATAGACTTTCTGATAACAAAGTATTTCAGAGTAATGATCGACTGGAAGATCAGAAGCCGAAAACTGAGAAGTCAATTAAAAGTGTctggaaaaagaaggaaaaaaataagactGTTGGGTTACCGATTAATGAGAAGTCTGGAGGACATATATCATCTTCTAAAGAAAAActatttcttttagtaattctGGATGATATTCGTAGTGACAGTACTTATGAAGAGGGAACTAGGGCTGAATTGGAAACGTTGCTGCCAAAGGAATCTAGGCCCAAGTTTTTAGTCACAAGAAGAAGGGACACAGTGAGCAAGGACGAGAAAATATTGAAGAATGGGGAACTGATCATTGATATTGAGCCCTTGCGAGAAAAAGAGTCAGGGACTCTATTTAAGAAACTTCTCAAAACTTCAATTCTCCATGAGGAAAGTTTTGTAGCAAGCATTGAGAAAATTGCCCAAAAGAGCAATGGTTTGCCAATTGCAGTAGTCAAACTGGTAGTAGAAGCCTTAAATCTATCAGGAGCAAATGATCTAGAGCTTTTGAAATTGGAAAATGCTCTGAAACAAATAGCTAATTATAAGGAAGCAGATAAATGCACAAGTTCGCTCTTGCGCTTAGCAATTCACATGTTGCATGGAAGTGATCATGGATCTTGCAGTACCCCAGGAAACGACACTTTGGTCAATTGCTATTGGCATAGCTGGGAATTCATAAGCAGACATGGTGCAATAGATTACAATGTGTTGATATTCAGCTGGATATTGGAAGGATATTTCGGTTCTGCCGATCATATTAAGCAGTCATATGAAGAAGGGCATCGTGTGTTGATGAAACTAATAGGATGTGGGTTGCTGAAAATGCTAGAAGATAATCTTATTATGATGGAAGAATTGGTTCTTTCCATTCCTGATTGTCGTCGTGATGGATATGAGCAGAGATCAGTCCTGGGATTAGCTCGTGTTCTTGACGAAAGCATTTGGAAAGGATTTGGGACACTTGCACCTTCAGATTATATGATAAAGACACCAAAAAGAGGcccaaaaaaagataaatatatttcCACTCTCCTCATTCATGGAAGTAGTCTCTGCAGGGAAGACCTAGATTTATACTTCGAGGAGAAGCTAGGACTCCAAAATCTTGCCATTTTCAATCCCAGGTTCGATTCAATCCCTCGATTATTGTCTAAAATGGAAGAGCTTTGTGTGTTGATTCTCAGAGGTTGTGATCAATTGCAAGAGATCGATGCCATCCAAAACCTGAAATCACTGACAGTTCTGGAGATATCCGATGCTAACTtcttagaaaagaaagaaaagatcaCTGGCGATCTTTTTAAGGAAATGACTAATCTTCAGACCCTTAACTTGTGTGCAGTCTCCATCAAAATGCTTCCTTCCTCTCTTTCTAACCTGAAACAACTACGTTGGCTCATCCTTAGGAGGTGCCCTTTTTTGGAAAGCTTGCCAAATCTAAAAGAACTTACAAATCTCGAGGTGCTTGATCTTTCTGGTTCTACATCTTTGCTAAATATTACAGACAAAACCTTCTCCCATCTCAAGAAAATCCAATTCCTTGATTTTTCCCATACCTCAATTAAAAGACTTCCATTCCTTTGCAACCTTGGCAACCTTGAAAATCTCACTCAACTCTTGTTGCGCAACTGTAAGTTAAATAGATTGCCTTCCTTTAAAGCCTTACCTGCTCTTCAGTGTATTGATATCTCAGCTTCTAATTCTAATATGTTAAAGGATATCAAAGAAGACTTTTTTGAAAATAAGGATAAACTCAAGATCCTTCATTTGTCCAAGACTGAAATCAGCCGTTTGCCTTCCAATTTTGGCAACTTTCCAAATCTTGAGCTGCTTGATCTTTCTGATTCCTCCAAATTGGTTACAATCCCAGAAAATGCCTTCAAAAACATGGGTTGCCTCCGTCATCTCAACCTCTCAAACACAAAACTTGAAAGTCTACCAAAAATATCCAACCTTGTTAACCTTCGACAGCTCTTTCTTGAGAATTGTGCACTACATAAATTACCAAAAATGGAAGGAGTTACAAGACTTGAGGAGCTTCATCTTTCTAATGCTTCTAGTCTAGTTGAGATTGAAGATCAATCATTTGATTATCTGAGCCATATTTATCTTCTTGATTTCTCACAtaccaaaattaaaactctaCCATCACTGGCCAAGCTCAATAACCTTCGTTCTCTCAACCTTTCGGGAACAAGACTTACATTTCCTTGCATTTCCAGTCTCACCAACCTCACTCAGCTTTCACTTCGAGGTTGTTCAATCTCAGATCAATCAGAGCCAAATTTTGGAGAACATAAAAAGCTCGAGGTTTTGGATCTATCAGAGATCACAGGAATCACGTCTCTATCAACATTGAACAATCTTACCAGTCTTCGGGAGCTCAAGTTGAGAGGGTGTTCGAAGTTGGAGCAGCTTCAACATTTGGAATCGCTTGCTCATTTAGAGGTTCTTGATTTGTGGGAGACGGGAATCAAGCAATTTCCCAAAGAGATTTGTAAGTTGACTCAGTTGAAGCACCTAGATCTGCCAAAGGGTATAATGGGTATTCAAGAATCTGACTTGCAGAAGATGGAGCCCGAATTTCACTTTTATGTTTTCCCTGAGCAAGGCAAAGCTGGGGACATCCATTGGCACAAAGTTGATCCTAACTTCAGAAGAATTTACTTCAACACTCTATCTTTACCTGGGGAGTGTCGCCAGTTTTTGGAAATCATTGGGTCTATTGAGGTTAAGGATGTCCTCAAGAAAGCTGCATATATATCTTTGATTGGAAATAAGTTCATCACACGATTATCAGATCTTGGTGTGGAAAATGTGGATGCAATGAAAGGTTGTTGGCTACAGAGGTGCCCGGAAATGGAGACATTATGTttggaagaagaaatagaagacaAAACGGTGGGAAATCTAGAGATTTTGTGGGTATCAAACCTTCCCAAATTGAAGGATTTATGCAGCGGGATACAGCCAGCAGGTGGGGGCTTTAAAAATCTAACAGAAATGTATCTAGATTGTTGCCCATTGATTAAATCTGTCTTTCATTCTTCCCAATTCCCGGAAAAGCTTAAGatcctccaaatcaaattctgtGAGGATTTAGAAATACTGTTTGAGCCGAATACCTTGGATAAAGCTGGAAATCTAGAGATTTTGCGGGCATCAAACCTTCCCAAATTGAAGGATTTATGCAGCGGGATACATACAGCAGGTGGGGGCTTTAAAAATCTAACAGAAATGTATCTAGATTGTTGCCCATTGATTAAATATGTCTTTCATTCATCCCAATTCCCGGAAAAGCTTAAGATCCTCCGGATCAAATTCTGTAAGGATTTAAAAAGACTATTCGAGCAGAATAATGTCTTGGACGCTGATAAAAAATGGAGTTTACAGAAATTGCATTTGGTGGAACTGCCCAAGTTGACTGAGATGGGGGTGCCAGAGTCGAAGAAGATTCGTGATGTATTTCCATCACTAGAAGCAATCACAGTGAAGGAATGCCCAATGCTGGAGATCATGTCGGAAAAAATAAAGGAGGCAAATTGTAACAACGTTGAAGAAGATTG gAATATACAACTATAA
- the LOC122290448 gene encoding putative disease resistance protein At4g19050 isoform X18 — protein MADQQSAERSNETKSKEIATKDSGHPTESAEGNKEVASTKEIARKDSGNPTESAEGNKEVASTKEIARKYSRNPTELAEGNKEVASTKEISRKDSINPRELAKGNKEVASTKEIARKDSGNPTELAEGNKEVTSTKEIARKDSGNPTELAEGNKEVASTKGHQLLPREFVTELAEGNKEVASTKEIARKDSGNPTESTEGNKEVASTKEIARKNSGNPIESADGNKEVASTKEIASQNPTESAARNKDDVKSTEENDFENYIMEQLEDENVETIALEGEAGVGKTWKARKSNDFIINSENHFYGNLWISMNKEHDKRFLYDVLAHQLSVQASTDDYQEGNDEKKSEELVRKITNMLVERKSKESEVLEITKMLREMELKKMEELVSEIPKKLRGIESNNLEVLVITKMVREMESKKTEELKRKITQKLGEMEEKKLWEMAKKKKSGGSDRLSDNKVFQSNDRLEDQKPKTEKSIKSVWKKKEKNKTVGLPINEKSGGHISSSKEKLFLLVILDDIRSDSTYEEGTRAELETLLPKESRPKFLVTRRRDTVSKDEKILKNGELIIDIEPLREKESGTLFKKLLKTSILHEESFVASIEKIAQKSNGLPIAVVKLVVEALNLSGANDLELLKLENALKQIANYKEADKCTSSLLRLAIHMLHGSDHGSCSTPGNDTLVNCYWHSWEFISRHGAIDYNVLIFSWILEGYFGSADHIKQSYEEGHRVLMKLIGCGLLKMLEDNLIMMEELVLSIPDCRRDGYEQRSVLGLARVLDESIWKGFGTLAPSDYMIKTPKRGPKKDKYISTLLIHGSSLCREDLDLYFEEKLGLQNLAIFNPRFDSIPRLLSKMEELCVLILRGCDQLQEIDAIQNLKSLTVLEISDANFLEKKEKITGDLFKEMTNLQTLNLCAVSIKMLPSSLSNLKQLRWLILRRCPFLESLPNLKELTNLEVLDLSGSTSLLNITDKTFSHLKKIQFLDFSHTSIKRLPFLCNLGNLENLTQLLLRNCKLNRLPSFKALPALQCIDISASNSNMLKDIKEDFFENKDKLKILHLSKTEISRLPSNFGNFPNLELLDLSDSSKLVTIPENAFKNMGCLRHLNLSNTKLESLPKISNLVNLRQLFLENCALHKLPKMEGVTRLEELHLSNASSLVEIEDQSFDYLSHIYLLDFSHTKIKTLPSLAKLNNLRSLNLSGTRLTFPCISSLTNLTQLSLRGCSISDQSEPNFGEHKKLEVLDLSEITGITSLSTLNNLTSLRELKLRGCSKLEQLQHLESLAHLEVLDLWETGIKQFPKEICKLTQLKHLDLPKGIMGIQESDLQKMEPEFHFYVFPEQGKAGDIHWHKVDPNFRRIYFNTLSLPGECRQFLEIIGSIEVKDVLKKAAYISLIGNKFITRLSDLGVENVDAMKGCWLQRCPEMETLCLEEEIEDKTVGNLEILWVSNLPKLKDLCSGIQPAGGGFKNLTEMYLDCCPLIKSVFHSSQFPEKLKILQIKFCEDLEILFEPNTLDKAGNLEILRASNLPKLKDLCSGIHTAGGGFKNLTEMYLDCCPLIKYVFHSSQFPEKLKILRIKFCKDLKRLFEQNNVLDADKKWSLQKLHLVELPKLTEMGVPESKKIRDVFPSLEAITVKECPMLEIMSEKIKEANCNNVEEDWNIQL, from the exons ATGGCCGATCAGCAGTCTGCAGAGCGAAGTAATGAAACCAAGTCTAAAG AAATTGCCACGAAAGATAGCGGACATCCAACAGAGTCAGCTGAAGGAAACAAGGAGGTCGCATCCACAAAAG AAATTGCCAGGAAAGATAGCGGAAATCCAACAGAGTCAGCTGAAGGAAACAAGGAGGTCGCATCCACAAAAG AAATTGCCAGGAAATATAGCAGAAATCCAACAGAGTTAGCTGAAGGAAACAAGGAGGTCGCATCCACAAAAG AAATTTCCAGGAAAGATAGCATAAATCCAAGAGAGTTAGCTAAAGGAAACAAGGAGGTCGCATCCACAAAAG AAATTGCCAGGAAAGATAGCGGAAATCCAACAGAGTTAGCTGAAGGAAACAAGGAGGTCACATCCACAAAAG AAATTGCCAGGAAAGATAGCGGAAATCCAACAGAGTTAGCTGAAGGAAACAAGGAGGTCGCATCCACAAAAG GTCATCAACTTTTACCAAGAGAATTTGTTACAGAGTTAGCTGAAGGAAACAAGGAGGTCGCATCCACAAAAG AAATTGCCAGGAAAGATAGCGGAAATCCAACAGAGTCAACTGAAGGAAACAAGGAGGTCGCATCCACAAAAG AAATTGCCAGGAAAAATAGCGGAAATCCAATAGAGTCAGCTGATGGAAACAAGGAGGTCGCATCTACAAAAG AAATTGCTAGCCAAAATCCAACAGAGTCAGCTGCAAGAAACAAGGACGACGTCAAATCCACGGAAG aaAACGATTTCGAGAATTATATAATGGAGCAGTTGGAGGACGAAAATGTGGAAACCATTGCCCTGGAGGGGGAAGCAGGAGTAGGGAAAACATGGAAGGCTAGAAAAAGCAATGATTTTATCATCAATTCTGAGAACCACTTCTATGGAAATCTTTGGATATCTATGAACAAAGAGCACGACAAAAGGTTCCTTTATGATGTCCTTGCCCATCAGTTGTCCGTACAAGCAAGTACCGATGATTATCAAGAAGGTAATGACGAAAAGAAATCGGAAGAGTTAGTAAGGAAGATAACAAATATGCTCGTGGAAAGGAAAAGCAAGGAATCGGAAGTGTTGGAGATAACTAAGATGCTCAGGGAAATGGAACTCAAGAAAATGGAAGAGTTGGTAAGCGAGATACCTAAGAAGCTCAGGGGAATAGAAAGCAACAACTTGGAAGTGTTGGTGATAACTAAGATGGTCAGGGAAATGGAGAGCAAGAAAACGGAAGAGTTGAAAAGGAAGATAACTCAGAAGCTCGGAGAAATGGAAGAGAAGAAACTCTGGGAGAtggcaaaaaaaaagaaatccggAGGATCAGATAGACTTTCTGATAACAAAGTATTTCAGAGTAATGATCGACTGGAAGATCAGAAGCCGAAAACTGAGAAGTCAATTAAAAGTGTctggaaaaagaaggaaaaaaataagactGTTGGGTTACCGATTAATGAGAAGTCTGGAGGACATATATCATCTTCTAAAGAAAAActatttcttttagtaattctGGATGATATTCGTAGTGACAGTACTTATGAAGAGGGAACTAGGGCTGAATTGGAAACGTTGCTGCCAAAGGAATCTAGGCCCAAGTTTTTAGTCACAAGAAGAAGGGACACAGTGAGCAAGGACGAGAAAATATTGAAGAATGGGGAACTGATCATTGATATTGAGCCCTTGCGAGAAAAAGAGTCAGGGACTCTATTTAAGAAACTTCTCAAAACTTCAATTCTCCATGAGGAAAGTTTTGTAGCAAGCATTGAGAAAATTGCCCAAAAGAGCAATGGTTTGCCAATTGCAGTAGTCAAACTGGTAGTAGAAGCCTTAAATCTATCAGGAGCAAATGATCTAGAGCTTTTGAAATTGGAAAATGCTCTGAAACAAATAGCTAATTATAAGGAAGCAGATAAATGCACAAGTTCGCTCTTGCGCTTAGCAATTCACATGTTGCATGGAAGTGATCATGGATCTTGCAGTACCCCAGGAAACGACACTTTGGTCAATTGCTATTGGCATAGCTGGGAATTCATAAGCAGACATGGTGCAATAGATTACAATGTGTTGATATTCAGCTGGATATTGGAAGGATATTTCGGTTCTGCCGATCATATTAAGCAGTCATATGAAGAAGGGCATCGTGTGTTGATGAAACTAATAGGATGTGGGTTGCTGAAAATGCTAGAAGATAATCTTATTATGATGGAAGAATTGGTTCTTTCCATTCCTGATTGTCGTCGTGATGGATATGAGCAGAGATCAGTCCTGGGATTAGCTCGTGTTCTTGACGAAAGCATTTGGAAAGGATTTGGGACACTTGCACCTTCAGATTATATGATAAAGACACCAAAAAGAGGcccaaaaaaagataaatatatttcCACTCTCCTCATTCATGGAAGTAGTCTCTGCAGGGAAGACCTAGATTTATACTTCGAGGAGAAGCTAGGACTCCAAAATCTTGCCATTTTCAATCCCAGGTTCGATTCAATCCCTCGATTATTGTCTAAAATGGAAGAGCTTTGTGTGTTGATTCTCAGAGGTTGTGATCAATTGCAAGAGATCGATGCCATCCAAAACCTGAAATCACTGACAGTTCTGGAGATATCCGATGCTAACTtcttagaaaagaaagaaaagatcaCTGGCGATCTTTTTAAGGAAATGACTAATCTTCAGACCCTTAACTTGTGTGCAGTCTCCATCAAAATGCTTCCTTCCTCTCTTTCTAACCTGAAACAACTACGTTGGCTCATCCTTAGGAGGTGCCCTTTTTTGGAAAGCTTGCCAAATCTAAAAGAACTTACAAATCTCGAGGTGCTTGATCTTTCTGGTTCTACATCTTTGCTAAATATTACAGACAAAACCTTCTCCCATCTCAAGAAAATCCAATTCCTTGATTTTTCCCATACCTCAATTAAAAGACTTCCATTCCTTTGCAACCTTGGCAACCTTGAAAATCTCACTCAACTCTTGTTGCGCAACTGTAAGTTAAATAGATTGCCTTCCTTTAAAGCCTTACCTGCTCTTCAGTGTATTGATATCTCAGCTTCTAATTCTAATATGTTAAAGGATATCAAAGAAGACTTTTTTGAAAATAAGGATAAACTCAAGATCCTTCATTTGTCCAAGACTGAAATCAGCCGTTTGCCTTCCAATTTTGGCAACTTTCCAAATCTTGAGCTGCTTGATCTTTCTGATTCCTCCAAATTGGTTACAATCCCAGAAAATGCCTTCAAAAACATGGGTTGCCTCCGTCATCTCAACCTCTCAAACACAAAACTTGAAAGTCTACCAAAAATATCCAACCTTGTTAACCTTCGACAGCTCTTTCTTGAGAATTGTGCACTACATAAATTACCAAAAATGGAAGGAGTTACAAGACTTGAGGAGCTTCATCTTTCTAATGCTTCTAGTCTAGTTGAGATTGAAGATCAATCATTTGATTATCTGAGCCATATTTATCTTCTTGATTTCTCACAtaccaaaattaaaactctaCCATCACTGGCCAAGCTCAATAACCTTCGTTCTCTCAACCTTTCGGGAACAAGACTTACATTTCCTTGCATTTCCAGTCTCACCAACCTCACTCAGCTTTCACTTCGAGGTTGTTCAATCTCAGATCAATCAGAGCCAAATTTTGGAGAACATAAAAAGCTCGAGGTTTTGGATCTATCAGAGATCACAGGAATCACGTCTCTATCAACATTGAACAATCTTACCAGTCTTCGGGAGCTCAAGTTGAGAGGGTGTTCGAAGTTGGAGCAGCTTCAACATTTGGAATCGCTTGCTCATTTAGAGGTTCTTGATTTGTGGGAGACGGGAATCAAGCAATTTCCCAAAGAGATTTGTAAGTTGACTCAGTTGAAGCACCTAGATCTGCCAAAGGGTATAATGGGTATTCAAGAATCTGACTTGCAGAAGATGGAGCCCGAATTTCACTTTTATGTTTTCCCTGAGCAAGGCAAAGCTGGGGACATCCATTGGCACAAAGTTGATCCTAACTTCAGAAGAATTTACTTCAACACTCTATCTTTACCTGGGGAGTGTCGCCAGTTTTTGGAAATCATTGGGTCTATTGAGGTTAAGGATGTCCTCAAGAAAGCTGCATATATATCTTTGATTGGAAATAAGTTCATCACACGATTATCAGATCTTGGTGTGGAAAATGTGGATGCAATGAAAGGTTGTTGGCTACAGAGGTGCCCGGAAATGGAGACATTATGTttggaagaagaaatagaagacaAAACGGTGGGAAATCTAGAGATTTTGTGGGTATCAAACCTTCCCAAATTGAAGGATTTATGCAGCGGGATACAGCCAGCAGGTGGGGGCTTTAAAAATCTAACAGAAATGTATCTAGATTGTTGCCCATTGATTAAATCTGTCTTTCATTCTTCCCAATTCCCGGAAAAGCTTAAGatcctccaaatcaaattctgtGAGGATTTAGAAATACTGTTTGAGCCGAATACCTTGGATAAAGCTGGAAATCTAGAGATTTTGCGGGCATCAAACCTTCCCAAATTGAAGGATTTATGCAGCGGGATACATACAGCAGGTGGGGGCTTTAAAAATCTAACAGAAATGTATCTAGATTGTTGCCCATTGATTAAATATGTCTTTCATTCATCCCAATTCCCGGAAAAGCTTAAGATCCTCCGGATCAAATTCTGTAAGGATTTAAAAAGACTATTCGAGCAGAATAATGTCTTGGACGCTGATAAAAAATGGAGTTTACAGAAATTGCATTTGGTGGAACTGCCCAAGTTGACTGAGATGGGGGTGCCAGAGTCGAAGAAGATTCGTGATGTATTTCCATCACTAGAAGCAATCACAGTGAAGGAATGCCCAATGCTGGAGATCATGTCGGAAAAAATAAAGGAGGCAAATTGTAACAACGTTGAAGAAGATTG gAATATACAACTATAA